The Methanooceanicella nereidis genome window below encodes:
- a CDS encoding ABC transporter ATP-binding protein, whose amino-acid sequence MIDIKDQPAIAINGLTKKFDKLTAVDNVDLEIKDGEFFGLLGPNGAGKTTLIRTLVGLSIPTSGNATIFGRDVVNDMYESRELIGVVPQEFNFDENLTVKEILTYHAGYYGISRKEREERADRILEFLEIKEKAGQLCNKLSGGMKRRVLIGRALMQQPKVLFLDEPTTGVDVQLRRNLWVMLKELNARGTTIVLTTHYIEEAESLCDRVAIMDHGKIIALGTPEELKRSSDSINRIELEISGNEIPDIKMIPGVLSYSRKEDILTVRVTDTGTAAVALLDYLKTHGVSVRSMHIRESTLEDVFIKLTGREMRD is encoded by the coding sequence ATGATAGATATAAAAGACCAACCTGCCATAGCCATCAACGGGCTTACGAAAAAATTTGATAAACTGACGGCTGTAGACAACGTTGATCTGGAAATAAAGGACGGCGAGTTTTTTGGCCTTCTGGGGCCTAACGGCGCGGGAAAGACAACTCTTATACGTACGCTTGTAGGCCTTTCAATACCCACATCAGGCAACGCGACGATCTTCGGGAGAGACGTCGTCAATGACATGTATGAGTCAAGGGAGTTAATAGGCGTAGTCCCGCAAGAGTTCAATTTTGACGAAAACCTGACTGTCAAGGAGATCCTGACTTATCACGCAGGCTATTATGGCATTAGTAGAAAAGAAAGAGAGGAACGCGCTGACAGGATCCTTGAGTTCCTTGAGATAAAAGAAAAAGCCGGACAGCTGTGTAATAAGCTCTCGGGAGGCATGAAGCGCAGAGTGCTGATCGGAAGAGCGCTTATGCAACAGCCTAAAGTGCTGTTCCTGGATGAGCCCACCACGGGCGTCGACGTGCAGCTGAGGCGTAATCTCTGGGTAATGCTAAAAGAGCTCAACGCCAGAGGCACGACCATAGTGTTGACCACCCATTATATCGAGGAAGCTGAAAGCCTGTGCGACCGCGTCGCCATCATGGACCACGGAAAAATAATCGCGCTGGGCACGCCTGAAGAGTTAAAGAGATCGTCGGACAGTATCAACCGGATAGAGTTAGAGATATCGGGTAACGAAATACCGGATATTAAAATGATACCGGGCGTGTTGAGCTATTCGCGTAAAGAGGACATATTGACGGTAAGGGTGACGGATACCGGCACTGCCGCAGTCGCTCTTCTTGATTACCTTAAGACGCACGGGGTCTCGGTCAGGTCGATGCATATCAGGGAATCTACGCTGGAGGACGTGTTCATAAAGCTTACAGGTCGTGAGATGCGTGATTAA
- a CDS encoding 2-amino-3,7-dideoxy-D-threo-hept-6-ulosonate synthase, with protein sequence MSVGKTIRMERIFNRRTGKTVMVPMDHGITLGPVTGLVNIKDVLTLAVEGGANAVLMHKGIVKDCYIKCPKTAGLIVHLSASTNLSSDPDHKVLVTTPLEGLKLGADAISIHVNIGSEKEQLMLQDAGYVSRECEEYGLPFLAMMYPRGKNIHNQYDKDLIAHVCRVGAELGADIIKTNYTGDPDSFKHVVKGCPVPVLVAGGLRTNTDVELLHKIRGALEAGAKGVAIGRNVFMHEQPARMVKRICAVVHEGLSPEEAMEI encoded by the coding sequence ATGAGTGTTGGCAAGACCATCCGTATGGAGCGAATCTTTAACCGACGTACAGGAAAGACTGTGATGGTCCCGATGGACCACGGCATTACGCTTGGACCGGTTACCGGGCTGGTTAACATAAAGGACGTACTTACCCTCGCCGTGGAAGGGGGTGCTAACGCCGTACTTATGCACAAGGGTATCGTAAAGGACTGTTATATCAAATGCCCGAAAACCGCCGGGCTTATAGTACATCTTTCTGCCAGTACCAATCTGAGCTCTGATCCCGACCATAAAGTGCTGGTGACCACACCCCTGGAAGGCTTGAAGCTCGGTGCGGATGCTATCTCCATACATGTGAATATCGGCTCTGAAAAAGAACAGCTGATGTTGCAGGATGCAGGATATGTCTCGAGAGAATGTGAAGAGTATGGGCTGCCGTTCCTTGCCATGATGTACCCGAGAGGCAAGAACATCCATAACCAGTACGATAAAGACCTTATAGCGCATGTTTGCAGGGTCGGCGCCGAGTTAGGGGCGGACATCATTAAGACAAACTATACCGGTGACCCTGACAGCTTCAAGCACGTTGTAAAAGGCTGTCCTGTACCGGTCCTTGTAGCCGGCGGCTTAAGGACTAATACGGATGTCGAGCTATTGCATAAGATCCGCGGTGCGCTTGAGGCAGGCGCAAAGGGAGTGGCCATCGGGCGGAACGTATTCATGCACGAGCAGCCTGCACGTATGGTGAAAAGGATATGTGCCGTGGTGCATGAAGGGCTAAGCCCTGAAGAAGCCATGGAGATATAG
- a CDS encoding pyridoxamine 5'-phosphate oxidase family protein, which yields MQEQVPKGYGKKFDLPNMTRQEMLDLLREQNVCRVSFNDETYPYTLPMEYYFSGDVMYLHFTNTGKKIDLLRKDPNVTVEVDWASGDLTNYRSVIIKGKLVGVENDVERNFINVEMETAIKDKRGIKDLLGIPWEKKGIDYLGASNIPMILLKLDIKEMTGKKAF from the coding sequence ATGCAAGAACAGGTTCCCAAAGGATATGGTAAAAAATTCGATCTCCCCAACATGACCAGGCAGGAAATGCTCGATCTGCTAAGAGAACAGAACGTATGCCGTGTTTCTTTCAACGATGAGACATATCCGTATACATTACCTATGGAATATTATTTCTCAGGCGACGTCATGTATCTTCACTTCACGAACACCGGGAAGAAAATAGACCTGTTAAGAAAAGACCCTAATGTGACCGTAGAGGTTGACTGGGCCAGCGGAGACCTTACAAACTACAGGAGCGTAATAATAAAAGGAAAGTTAGTTGGAGTGGAGAACGATGTTGAGCGGAACTTCATAAACGTAGAGATGGAGACAGCGATCAAGGATAAGAGAGGTATAAAGGACCTGCTTGGCATTCCCTGGGAAAAGAAAGGCATAGATTATCTCGGAGCATCGAATATACCCATGATTTTGCTTAAACTGGACATCAAAGAAATGACTGGTAAAAAAGCTTTTTAA
- a CDS encoding alanine/glycine:cation symporter family protein has product MAILDIIQNFVNEVNSLVWGPVMLFFLVGTGLFLTLRLKGIQFSKLPLAFSRAINSVQTRKDKLEGDIPAFQALCTALSATVGTGNIAGVATAIVLGGPGALFWMWMTALVGMVTKYSEAVLAVKYRVKNEDGTMSGGPMYYIEKGLGMKWLAGLFAFFGMIAAFGIGSMVQANSVTMAITSQLDVGGSVSVPVFGEVGVLSIVIGLILVFITALVTFGGIKRIGAVASIIVPIMAIFYIIGGSIVLILNFSKIPDALVLVFTYAFTPYAAVGGAAGYAVASAVRYGMARGVFSNEAGLGSAPIAYAAAKTKSPVNQGLIAITEVFLDTIVICSITGLVVLTSGIWDDGTLTSSGLTIAAFESSLGIVGLVVVVCCAVLFGYSTILGWAYYGEQCFDYLFGNRMKNFYKVLFLVAVLFGSVTKVGLVWDISDTFNGMMAIPNLIALVGLSGVVVAETKKYFDERKKGAESPDTDKATV; this is encoded by the coding sequence ATGGCGATACTGGATATTATTCAGAACTTCGTTAATGAAGTGAACTCTTTAGTGTGGGGACCCGTTATGTTATTTTTCCTGGTGGGTACCGGGTTATTCCTCACTTTAAGATTAAAAGGCATACAGTTCAGCAAGCTACCCCTGGCATTTTCCAGGGCGATAAATTCCGTGCAAACGCGCAAAGACAAGCTTGAAGGGGACATACCCGCATTTCAGGCACTGTGTACGGCTCTGTCGGCAACGGTGGGCACCGGCAACATAGCAGGTGTCGCTACAGCGATAGTCCTTGGAGGACCCGGAGCATTATTCTGGATGTGGATGACCGCTCTCGTAGGAATGGTCACGAAATATTCGGAAGCAGTACTGGCTGTGAAATACAGGGTCAAGAACGAGGACGGCACAATGTCGGGCGGTCCGATGTACTACATCGAGAAGGGCCTTGGCATGAAATGGCTTGCAGGATTGTTCGCGTTCTTCGGCATGATAGCCGCGTTCGGCATAGGAAGCATGGTACAGGCAAACTCCGTCACAATGGCGATAACCTCTCAGCTTGATGTCGGCGGTTCTGTTTCAGTGCCCGTATTCGGCGAAGTAGGAGTGCTGAGCATTGTAATAGGTCTGATACTTGTATTTATTACCGCGCTTGTTACCTTCGGAGGTATCAAGAGAATAGGAGCAGTAGCTTCTATAATTGTGCCGATCATGGCGATATTCTATATCATAGGCGGTTCTATCGTACTTATATTAAACTTTTCAAAGATACCCGATGCTCTCGTACTGGTCTTCACCTACGCGTTCACCCCATACGCAGCAGTGGGCGGTGCTGCAGGTTATGCAGTCGCCAGTGCCGTAAGATATGGTATGGCACGTGGAGTGTTCTCGAACGAAGCAGGTCTCGGTAGCGCCCCGATAGCATACGCGGCGGCAAAGACAAAGAGCCCGGTCAACCAGGGCCTTATAGCGATCACGGAAGTATTCCTCGACACGATCGTCATCTGTTCCATAACAGGTCTCGTCGTTCTTACGAGCGGCATCTGGGACGACGGCACTCTTACAAGCTCAGGACTGACCATAGCGGCATTCGAAAGTTCGCTCGGCATAGTAGGTCTTGTAGTAGTTGTATGCTGTGCAGTATTATTCGGCTATTCGACAATACTTGGCTGGGCATACTACGGGGAGCAGTGCTTTGACTATCTCTTCGGCAACAGGATGAAGAATTTCTATAAGGTACTGTTCCTGGTAGCAGTCTTATTCGGCTCCGTTACAAAGGTCGGTCTCGTCTGGGATATTTCCGATACGTTCAACGGCATGATGGCCATACCGAACCTTATCGCGCTCGTAGGTCTTAGCGGCGTAGTGGTCGCGGAGACAAAGAAGTACTTCGATGAGCGTAAGAAGGGTGCGGAAAGCCCGGATACCGATAAGGCCACAGTATGA
- a CDS encoding ArsR/SmtB family transcription factor: MEKPDDDCEVRCVHPETVRKARSKQMSEETVERLSEIFKVMGDPTRLKIINALSAGEMCVCDLANVIGMEHSATSHQLRILKALRLVKYRKQGKSAYYSLDDEHVLTLFKEGWKHVHHE; this comes from the coding sequence ATGGAAAAACCCGACGATGATTGTGAAGTGCGATGCGTACATCCGGAAACTGTCCGAAAGGCCAGGTCAAAACAGATGAGTGAAGAGACCGTTGAGCGCCTGTCGGAGATATTCAAAGTTATGGGAGACCCTACGAGGTTGAAGATCATAAACGCGCTTTCGGCCGGGGAGATGTGCGTATGTGACCTGGCGAACGTGATAGGCATGGAGCATTCGGCTACGTCGCACCAGTTGAGGATCTTAAAAGCGCTAAGGCTGGTCAAGTACAGGAAACAGGGAAAGTCGGCATATTACTCGCTGGACGACGAGCACGTCCTCACGCTATTCAAAGAAGGCTGGAAACACGTTCACCATGAGTGA
- a CDS encoding ArsR/SmtB family transcription factor, which produces MSARDIARLLNNESNLKIIERLKVRPYYPRELAMEMDLSEPFIVRRLKAMEEYDIVEGKWESEGNRRVKRYYLKDVKIQLGKDGFQMTSEEIPAIQGIDIKSEIKGKLLWLPLIALFMYGVLFSVEIIIIALSVLILWYFAILLALYMEFRFKTYLLTGGIYAAGMIILISMLVNEYLYNIPADIMAVLWLVFTAASLFILRYQGRYYQVEYRDMKRNIKSLVLDLESASIQKKIFYLPTVVKWKLNEYFKVI; this is translated from the coding sequence GTGTCAGCCAGGGACATTGCCAGGCTCCTCAACAATGAGTCAAACCTAAAGATCATAGAAAGACTGAAAGTAAGGCCATACTACCCGCGTGAGCTTGCCATGGAGATGGATCTGAGCGAGCCGTTCATAGTGAGGCGGCTTAAGGCAATGGAAGAATATGACATCGTCGAAGGCAAGTGGGAATCGGAAGGCAATCGCAGAGTCAAGCGGTATTATTTAAAGGACGTAAAAATACAGCTAGGAAAAGACGGATTTCAAATGACATCCGAAGAGATCCCGGCCATACAGGGGATAGACATCAAGAGCGAGATAAAGGGAAAGCTGCTCTGGCTGCCGCTGATAGCGCTGTTCATGTACGGGGTTCTTTTCAGCGTCGAGATCATAATCATAGCATTATCAGTGCTCATACTGTGGTATTTTGCTATATTGCTGGCGCTGTACATGGAGTTCAGGTTTAAGACGTATCTTCTGACCGGCGGGATATATGCAGCCGGCATGATAATATTGATATCAATGCTCGTGAATGAGTACTTATATAACATACCGGCAGATATAATGGCCGTTTTATGGCTGGTCTTTACAGCGGCTTCATTGTTCATACTAAGGTATCAGGGCAGATACTACCAGGTCGAATACAGGGATATGAAAAGAAACATAAAAAGTCTTGTCCTGGACCTGGAATCGGCATCGATACAAAAAAAGATATTCTATCTACCCACTGTGGTAAAATGGAAATTAAATGAATATTTTAAAGTGATCTAG
- a CDS encoding ABC transporter ATP-binding protein gives MITAKGLTKLYDGKHGIRNIDLYVRKGSTFGFLGKNGSGKTTTIKILIGLLKPDSGIASVGGYDVSSDPMPVRRMIGYLPETVGLYEYLTAFDTLDYTARLHRIKAGDRKERIEHILKDLDLYDSRNIKIGNFSKGMRQKLALGRALINDPDVLFLDEPTSGLDPQASRNIEALIKDLKKEGKTVFITSHILSEVEKMCDSVSILKEGTIRASGSMADIKAKYSSPSILVRVSGAPLNAEKAAGILVSIGAEQVEVLDDCVSLKTGRPEELMPAVNRALLEANIPVVELKRMEPALEDVYFKVMEE, from the coding sequence ATGATAACGGCAAAAGGACTGACAAAATTATATGACGGAAAACACGGCATCCGGAACATTGACCTGTACGTCAGGAAAGGAAGCACTTTTGGTTTCCTCGGAAAGAATGGCTCCGGCAAGACTACGACAATAAAGATCCTGATCGGCTTATTAAAGCCCGACTCCGGCATCGCAAGTGTAGGGGGGTACGATGTATCATCTGACCCGATGCCAGTAAGAAGGATGATAGGCTATTTGCCTGAGACAGTCGGATTATATGAGTATCTTACAGCATTCGATACTCTTGACTATACTGCAAGGCTCCACCGCATTAAGGCCGGCGACAGGAAAGAGCGTATTGAGCATATACTAAAAGATCTCGACCTCTACGATTCAAGGAATATCAAGATCGGAAATTTTTCAAAGGGCATGAGACAAAAGCTCGCGCTGGGACGGGCGCTGATAAATGATCCGGATGTCCTATTCCTCGATGAGCCGACATCCGGCCTGGACCCACAGGCTTCGCGTAATATCGAGGCTCTTATCAAAGATCTCAAAAAAGAAGGAAAGACAGTCTTTATCACTTCACATATATTATCCGAAGTTGAAAAAATGTGCGATAGCGTGTCAATCCTAAAGGAAGGTACAATACGCGCTTCAGGAAGCATGGCCGATATTAAGGCAAAATACTCGAGCCCGTCGATACTGGTCAGGGTATCCGGCGCCCCTTTAAATGCAGAGAAGGCTGCGGGCATCCTGGTATCGATAGGGGCGGAGCAAGTTGAGGTCCTGGACGATTGCGTATCGCTGAAGACAGGCCGCCCGGAAGAACTGATGCCTGCAGTGAACAGGGCGCTGCTGGAAGCGAACATCCCGGTAGTAGAGCTAAAGAGAATGGAACCTGCGCTTGAGGATGTATATTTTAAGGTCATGGAGGAATAA
- a CDS encoding ABC transporter permease subunit, whose protein sequence is MVSVIGDLARKEILSYYRSKPAIIRNILMLAIFSVVPIQQIHAVLVSGGYTASALTGALEYLLLFASFYAVVVSSTISAMAFPLEKDQKTIEHLLSLPLTDGEIFLGKVFAAVISGLLSLAFIFSIIVGYTFFADGSRIVWDSGLLTPSLILVVFLLAPMVVVLSVFLIVAVSGFVSSTNEAYMSSFVVLGVLLGLIFAKAYLPVEPLIFNLLLLAVLLTAIFLAYFISVKTFNRERLISRA, encoded by the coding sequence ATGGTAAGCGTTATCGGGGACCTGGCAAGGAAAGAGATACTATCGTACTATCGAAGCAAACCGGCTATCATCAGGAATATATTAATGCTGGCGATATTCTCTGTTGTCCCTATCCAGCAGATACATGCCGTTCTCGTCAGCGGAGGGTATACTGCATCAGCGCTTACAGGCGCTCTTGAGTATTTGCTACTGTTCGCGTCGTTTTACGCTGTGGTAGTATCCAGCACAATATCCGCGATGGCATTTCCTCTTGAGAAGGATCAAAAGACGATAGAGCACCTGCTATCTTTGCCTCTGACGGATGGCGAAATATTCCTGGGGAAAGTTTTCGCGGCAGTGATATCCGGATTACTTTCTCTGGCTTTTATATTCTCAATAATAGTGGGATATACGTTTTTTGCGGACGGAAGCAGGATCGTGTGGGATAGCGGGCTTCTGACACCATCGCTGATATTAGTCGTGTTCCTCCTTGCCCCCATGGTCGTAGTATTGTCCGTGTTCCTGATAGTCGCTGTGTCAGGCTTCGTTTCCAGCACGAACGAGGCATATATGTCTAGCTTCGTCGTCCTCGGAGTTTTACTCGGCCTGATATTCGCAAAGGCCTATCTCCCTGTAGAGCCGTTGATCTTCAATTTGCTTTTACTGGCCGTACTTTTAACGGCGATCTTTTTAGCCTATTTTATCAGTGTAAAGACATTCAACCGGGAAAGGCTGATATCAAGGGCTTGA
- the pdxS gene encoding pyridoxal 5'-phosphate synthase lyase subunit PdxS, with amino-acid sequence MKLEELRHGTTLLKRGFAKMQKGGVIMDVVNPEQAKIAEDAGAVAVMALQAVPADIRKAGGVARMADPAIVEDIINAVTIPVMAKARIGHFVEAEILEALGVDMVDESEVLTPADEKYHIEKTKFTVPFVCGARDLGEALRRIAEGAAMIRTKGEAGTGDVSEAVKHMKMIQGQIRELKGKTHEELVRYARTIEAPADLLIETAELQRIPVVNFAAGGVATPADAALMMRLGADGVFVGSGIFKSENPEKMAKAIVEAVNNYDNPAKLAEISKGIGTPMKGIGVSTMPKEEIIQTRGW; translated from the coding sequence ATGAAGTTAGAAGAGTTACGTCACGGCACCACCCTGTTAAAGAGAGGATTCGCCAAAATGCAGAAAGGCGGAGTGATAATGGATGTGGTGAACCCGGAACAGGCTAAGATCGCGGAGGATGCGGGAGCCGTAGCCGTAATGGCATTACAGGCCGTCCCTGCCGACATAAGAAAAGCCGGCGGCGTAGCAAGAATGGCGGACCCGGCCATCGTCGAGGATATAATCAACGCGGTCACAATACCTGTCATGGCAAAAGCCCGAATAGGGCATTTTGTCGAGGCAGAGATACTGGAAGCATTAGGCGTCGACATGGTTGACGAATCAGAGGTATTAACGCCCGCCGATGAAAAATACCACATCGAAAAGACAAAATTCACAGTACCGTTCGTTTGCGGTGCCAGGGACCTCGGAGAGGCCTTAAGAAGGATCGCCGAAGGCGCAGCCATGATAAGGACTAAGGGAGAGGCAGGCACCGGGGACGTATCCGAGGCAGTCAAGCACATGAAGATGATACAGGGCCAGATACGCGAGCTTAAGGGCAAGACGCATGAGGAGCTTGTCAGGTACGCCAGGACAATTGAAGCGCCTGCAGACCTTCTTATCGAGACCGCAGAGCTACAGAGGATCCCCGTCGTGAACTTCGCAGCTGGCGGTGTCGCGACGCCGGCCGACGCGGCATTGATGATGAGGCTCGGTGCCGACGGAGTATTTGTCGGGTCGGGCATATTCAAGTCAGAAAACCCGGAGAAAATGGCGAAGGCGATCGTAGAGGCCGTAAACAATTACGACAACCCCGCGAAGCTTGCCGAGATATCAAAGGGTATCGGCACCCCGATGAAAGGCATAGGCGTCAGCACCATGCCAAAGGAAGAGATCATCCAGACACGCGGATGGTGA
- a CDS encoding M67 family metallopeptidase, with the protein MKIKYIEIPCFIIDEILGDCKERRPEEACGILVGKTRDDVIDIEEAIPMINKLGSGHEFMIDPERLYHVWKTIDSQGKEITGVYHSHIYHSSEPSGKDIENMKITGLMHFIVGRDYEIRAFNFDECLKEIKIILKDWQASLP; encoded by the coding sequence ATGAAAATCAAATATATTGAAATACCTTGCTTCATCATAGACGAGATATTAGGTGATTGTAAAGAAAGACGACCAGAGGAGGCGTGCGGGATACTTGTAGGAAAGACTCGCGATGACGTTATTGATATCGAAGAAGCGATCCCTATGATAAATAAGCTCGGGTCGGGGCACGAGTTCATGATAGACCCCGAAAGACTATATCACGTCTGGAAAACGATAGATTCGCAGGGAAAGGAAATAACAGGCGTGTACCATTCTCATATATACCATAGCAGCGAGCCATCCGGTAAAGACATTGAGAATATGAAGATCACGGGCCTGATGCATTTTATTGTCGGCAGGGATTACGAGATCAGGGCTTTCAATTTTGATGAATGCCTAAAAGAGATAAAAATAATATTAAAAGATTGGCAGGCGAGCCTGCCTTAA
- the nucS gene encoding endonuclease NucS — MKYLINPGAEEAFTMLEESRSGVKKLMVTLVGNCKVEYSGRAKSFLDYGDRLLIIKADGTIMVHNNQKREPLNWQPPGTKIRYALDDGLTIEAKRTSPQEHMHVHFLHIHSLSVFQLDDGAELNIIGEESDIVNKIVEDPSVIEEGLRVVSREKVTNSGFIDLLCEDREGTTVVIEVKRSSITPSAVYQLEAYLTDFRKKNGEIKMRGILCAPRVSELAKTLIEQKGLEYRKVEWEFELKDKKQASLDIF; from the coding sequence ATGAAATATCTTATCAATCCCGGGGCGGAAGAAGCTTTTACCATGCTGGAAGAATCCCGGTCAGGCGTTAAAAAATTGATGGTCACGTTAGTAGGTAACTGTAAGGTAGAGTATTCCGGGCGTGCGAAATCTTTTTTAGATTATGGGGACCGCCTGTTAATAATAAAAGCGGACGGCACCATCATGGTCCATAACAATCAAAAAAGGGAGCCGTTAAACTGGCAGCCGCCGGGCACGAAGATAAGATATGCGCTGGATGACGGCCTGACGATAGAGGCGAAAAGAACCAGCCCACAGGAGCATATGCACGTGCATTTTTTGCATATTCATTCTCTAAGCGTATTCCAGCTTGATGACGGTGCGGAATTAAATATCATCGGTGAGGAGTCGGACATTGTCAATAAGATAGTCGAGGATCCGTCAGTAATAGAGGAAGGTCTGAGGGTCGTAAGTCGCGAAAAGGTCACCAACTCGGGATTCATAGACCTGCTATGCGAGGACAGGGAAGGCACCACCGTGGTGATAGAGGTAAAAAGGTCATCGATAACTCCGTCGGCAGTGTACCAGTTAGAGGCATACCTGACTGACTTTAGAAAGAAGAACGGAGAGATAAAAATGAGAGGGATACTCTGCGCACCGCGAGTATCGGAACTCGCAAAAACGCTCATTGAGCAAAAAGGACTCGAGTACAGGAAGGTTGAATGGGAATTCGAGCTGAAAGATAAAAAACAGGCATCACTGGACATATTTTAA
- a CDS encoding deoxyhypusine synthase gives MYENRIQHANIRGTMTVNDLVKEMNGCAFGAGRLAMACDILEEMQDDGVTKFFGLSGAMVPAGMRNIVSDMIRDGHIDILVTTGANMVHDAIEAVGGYHEKGSDTADDIELKNKHINRIYDVFLDEGCFGVLEEKMQGIYGSMDPSKVYSIRELLSEIGKNLDDKHSILRSAYDMGVPIYCPAIQDSVLGLQAWLYKQMNKLTVDAFADMREFMDTCYGAKRTGALLIGGGVPKNYVLQSMLVTPRGGFDYVIQVTMDRAETGGLSGATLDEARSWGKVGDNAKAVQVYCDATIALPIMLATLKERKNKM, from the coding sequence ATGTACGAGAATAGAATTCAACATGCCAATATTCGCGGAACCATGACAGTGAACGATCTCGTGAAAGAGATGAACGGATGTGCTTTCGGCGCGGGCAGGCTCGCAATGGCCTGTGACATACTTGAAGAGATGCAGGATGACGGCGTCACTAAATTTTTCGGGCTTTCAGGCGCCATGGTGCCCGCGGGAATGAGAAATATTGTTTCTGATATGATACGTGATGGACACATAGACATTCTTGTCACGACGGGAGCTAACATGGTCCATGATGCTATCGAGGCAGTAGGCGGTTACCATGAAAAGGGCTCCGACACGGCGGATGACATAGAGCTGAAAAACAAGCATATTAACCGTATCTATGACGTATTTTTGGACGAGGGTTGCTTCGGTGTCCTCGAGGAAAAGATGCAGGGCATATACGGGAGCATGGACCCGTCAAAAGTATATTCGATAAGGGAATTGTTATCCGAGATCGGTAAAAACCTCGATGATAAACATTCCATCCTGAGGAGCGCATATGACATGGGAGTCCCGATATACTGTCCTGCCATACAGGATTCCGTATTAGGCCTGCAGGCATGGCTATATAAGCAAATGAATAAGCTTACTGTGGATGCCTTCGCGGATATGAGGGAATTCATGGATACCTGCTATGGGGCAAAGAGGACGGGAGCGCTGCTCATAGGCGGAGGCGTGCCGAAGAACTATGTGCTGCAGAGCATGCTCGTAACGCCCAGGGGCGGTTTCGACTATGTGATACAGGTGACGATGGACCGCGCTGAGACAGGAGGGCTATCGGGAGCGACTCTCGACGAGGCCAGAAGCTGGGGCAAAGTAGGAGATAACGCCAAAGCCGTCCAGGTTTACTGTGACGCGACGATCGCACTGCCGATCATGCTGGCGACATTGAAAGAAAGGAAAAATAAAATGTAG
- a CDS encoding ABC transporter ATP-binding protein, with amino-acid sequence MEAHGLVKYFGSVKALDNFEMSVRKNTVHGLVGPNGSGKSTIIRILSADLKPDSGDVTILGVPVSSVREIRSMVSLVPELSAIPDRQSPKKIFEKAGRSARLHREEIQYRISVLSEILELDSLLDRNAGELSLGMRRRLCLGLSLIKDSSVLLMDGSLAELDPGFCVKFMEVIREQNDKTVVLTANNMSVIDRVCDGVTIIRDGTTLLNESVMSIRHKIGKPAVTIKVSPINRAKLEAALRQQMYVNNLYTGEDSIIVEVDDIIHIPVVIRHAAAHTEIYEARQTMTGIEDLYHTFIGS; translated from the coding sequence GTGGAAGCTCACGGGCTGGTCAAATATTTCGGGAGCGTAAAAGCTCTGGATAATTTTGAGATGTCGGTCAGAAAGAACACTGTTCATGGTCTTGTAGGGCCTAACGGTAGCGGAAAAAGCACGATCATCAGGATACTTTCCGCGGATCTAAAGCCTGATTCTGGAGACGTGACCATACTCGGTGTTCCCGTGTCCAGTGTCCGGGAGATCCGGTCTATGGTAAGCCTGGTGCCTGAACTTTCTGCCATACCTGACAGGCAATCACCCAAAAAGATATTTGAAAAGGCCGGAAGGTCGGCCCGCTTACACAGGGAAGAGATCCAGTATAGAATATCCGTTCTATCCGAGATTTTAGAGCTTGACAGCTTACTTGACAGGAATGCCGGAGAATTATCACTGGGCATGAGGAGACGCCTTTGTCTGGGCTTATCCCTTATTAAAGATTCCAGCGTATTGCTGATGGACGGCTCTCTGGCAGAGCTGGACCCCGGGTTTTGCGTGAAGTTCATGGAGGTCATACGGGAACAGAACGACAAGACCGTCGTCCTTACTGCGAATAACATGAGCGTCATTGACCGGGTATGCGACGGCGTAACGATCATACGCGACGGGACCACTCTTTTGAATGAGAGCGTGATGTCGATAAGGCATAAAATAGGCAAGCCCGCAGTCACGATAAAAGTAAGCCCGATCAACAGGGCTAAGCTTGAAGCAGCGCTTCGCCAGCAAATGTACGTGAACAATTTATATACGGGCGAAGATTCCATTATTGTTGAAGTGGACGATATAATTCATATCCCTGTCGTGATCCGCCATGCTGCGGCGCATACGGAAATATACGAGGCAAGGCAGACCATGACAGGCATTGAAGACCTGTATCATACCTTCATAGGGTCTTAA